The Streptomyces phaeolivaceus genome has a window encoding:
- a CDS encoding helicase C-terminal domain-containing protein — MSPEEHTPTETAPAGGAPRSLAEALRGRDDRSLAVLLRARPDLITPVPTDLTQLATRAGTRASVVRALERLDRFALQTAQALAVAPDPASYDALAGLLAGDDADPAVTTVLPHALGALRDQALVWGPDDRLRLVRTARELLSPSPQHPSPTGLGPTVAEATAGMSPGRVQELVAEAGLASTHDSVSAVTALGALFTDRRRMAALLAAAPPESLDVLTRLVWGPPYGQVTASPAAHLRWLLDRGLLLPTAPGTVVIPREVALHLRSGRAHREVRPVPPPVEASAAHRPQVVDATAAGQAYTALATVEELLKDWDEGGPGVLRAGGLSVRDLKRTAVALDMPEPVAAFWVELAYAAGLLASDGEADERYAATPAYDEWLELPAAERWARLAAAWLGATRTAGVIGERDAKDRTLSALGPGLDRSAAPEVRHRVLALLAGLPEGTSAGPDSLLARLHWERPTRGGQQPPPAQQSPQQSGHAQPPRQGDDLRARIARWALSEAESLGVTGRGALSSHGRALLGLPPGVAADAELPETPGDKLPAPHVPVAAHPAPAADPVAERAAAASLAARLLAPLLPEPLDHVLLQADLTAVAPGPLKRPLADALGVLADVESKGGATVYRFTPGSVRRALDAGRSASDLHDFLTAHSRTPVPQPLAYLIDDVARRHGHLRIGAASAYVRCDDDAMLSEILADKRSQGLGLRRLAPTVLAAVADPATLLDGLRAMGYAPAAESAEGDVLITRAHAHRTPPRTAPEPVPDGPPVPDDTLLGAAIRAIRAGDLASTTPRRTSGEPAPSGALPRTGSAETLATMQAAVLTGEALWIGYVNAEGSASQRVIAPVRVEGGFVTAYDHTADEVRTFPLHRITGVAELVDDAP; from the coding sequence ATGAGCCCCGAGGAGCACACCCCCACGGAGACGGCCCCCGCCGGTGGAGCCCCCCGTTCCCTGGCGGAAGCCCTACGCGGGCGGGACGACCGTTCGCTCGCCGTGCTGCTGCGGGCACGGCCGGACCTCATCACCCCCGTCCCGACCGACCTGACCCAGCTGGCGACCCGCGCGGGAACCCGCGCGTCGGTGGTCCGCGCCCTGGAGCGCCTGGACCGGTTCGCCCTCCAGACGGCCCAGGCCCTGGCCGTGGCGCCCGACCCGGCGTCGTACGACGCGCTCGCGGGCCTGCTGGCCGGTGACGACGCCGACCCGGCCGTCACCACCGTGCTGCCCCACGCCCTCGGCGCCCTGCGCGACCAGGCCCTCGTCTGGGGCCCGGACGACCGTCTCCGGCTCGTCCGCACGGCCCGTGAGCTGCTCTCCCCCTCGCCGCAGCACCCGTCCCCCACCGGTCTCGGCCCGACCGTCGCGGAGGCCACGGCGGGCATGTCGCCGGGGCGGGTGCAGGAGCTCGTCGCGGAGGCCGGGCTGGCGAGCACGCACGACTCGGTGTCGGCCGTCACCGCGCTCGGCGCGCTGTTCACCGACCGTCGCCGCATGGCCGCGCTCCTCGCCGCCGCGCCCCCGGAGTCCCTGGACGTGCTGACCCGGCTGGTGTGGGGGCCGCCGTACGGCCAGGTCACGGCCAGTCCGGCGGCGCATCTGCGCTGGCTGCTGGACCGGGGGCTGCTGCTGCCGACCGCGCCGGGCACGGTCGTCATCCCCCGTGAGGTCGCCCTGCATCTGCGGTCGGGGCGGGCGCACCGGGAGGTCCGGCCGGTGCCGCCGCCGGTGGAGGCGTCCGCCGCGCACCGTCCACAGGTGGTGGACGCGACGGCGGCCGGGCAGGCGTACACCGCGCTGGCGACCGTGGAGGAGCTGCTGAAGGACTGGGACGAGGGCGGGCCGGGCGTCCTGCGCGCGGGCGGGCTCAGTGTGCGGGATCTGAAACGCACGGCGGTGGCCCTCGACATGCCCGAGCCGGTCGCCGCCTTCTGGGTCGAACTCGCCTACGCCGCCGGGCTGTTGGCCTCGGACGGCGAGGCCGACGAACGGTACGCGGCGACCCCCGCGTACGACGAGTGGCTGGAGCTGCCCGCCGCCGAGCGCTGGGCGCGGCTGGCCGCCGCCTGGCTGGGCGCGACCCGTACGGCCGGGGTGATCGGCGAACGGGACGCCAAGGACCGTACGTTGTCGGCGCTGGGCCCGGGGCTGGACCGTTCGGCGGCGCCCGAGGTGCGGCACCGGGTGCTGGCGCTGCTCGCCGGGCTCCCCGAGGGCACCTCGGCCGGTCCCGACTCCCTGCTGGCCCGGCTGCACTGGGAGCGCCCCACCCGGGGCGGCCAGCAGCCCCCACCTGCCCAGCAGTCCCCGCAGCAGTCGGGGCACGCGCAGCCGCCCCGGCAGGGCGACGATCTGCGGGCGCGGATCGCCCGGTGGGCCCTTTCCGAGGCCGAGTCGCTCGGTGTCACCGGGCGCGGCGCGCTGTCCTCGCACGGGCGGGCCCTCCTCGGTCTCCCGCCCGGGGTGGCGGCCGACGCGGAGCTGCCGGAGACCCCCGGCGACAAGCTGCCCGCCCCTCACGTGCCCGTGGCGGCCCACCCGGCGCCCGCCGCCGACCCCGTGGCCGAGCGGGCCGCCGCCGCGTCGCTTGCCGCCCGGCTGCTCGCGCCGCTGCTTCCCGAGCCACTGGACCACGTGCTGCTCCAGGCGGACCTGACGGCCGTCGCGCCCGGCCCGCTGAAACGGCCGCTGGCCGACGCGCTGGGTGTGCTGGCGGACGTGGAGTCGAAGGGTGGTGCGACGGTGTACCGGTTCACGCCGGGGTCGGTGCGCCGGGCGCTCGACGCGGGCCGCAGCGCCTCCGATCTGCACGACTTCCTCACCGCCCACTCCCGTACGCCGGTCCCGCAGCCGCTGGCGTATCTGATCGACGACGTGGCCCGGCGCCACGGGCATCTGCGGATCGGCGCGGCCTCGGCGTATGTGCGCTGCGACGACGACGCGATGCTCAGCGAGATCCTCGCCGACAAGCGGTCGCAGGGGCTCGGGCTGCGGCGGCTGGCGCCGACCGTGCTGGCCGCCGTGGCGGATCCGGCGACGCTGCTCGACGGGCTGCGCGCGATGGGGTACGCGCCGGCGGCCGAGTCGGCGGAGGGTGATGTCCTGATCACCCGGGCGCACGCCCATCGCACCCCGCCCCGCACGGCCCCGGAGCCCGTGCCGGACGGCCCCCCGGTGCCGGACGACACCCTGCTGGGCGCCGCGATCCGCGCGATCCGCGCCGGTGACCTGGCGTCCACCACGCCCCGCAGGACGAGCGGGGAGCCGGCCCCGTCCGGCGCCCTGCCCCGCACCGGTTCCGCCGAGACCCTCGCGACCATGCAGGCCGCCGTCCTCACCGGCGAGGCCCTGTGGATCGGCTACGTCAACGCCGAGGGCTCCGCCAGCCAGCGCGTCATCGCCCCGGTGCGGGTCGAGGGCGGCTTCGTGACGGCGTACGACCACACGGCGGACGAGGTACGGACGTTCCCGCTGCACCGGATCACGGGCGTCGCGGAACTGGTGGACGACGCGCCCTGA
- the istB gene encoding IS21-like element helper ATPase IstB encodes MRTVQPTTPPDPLTPSVSPQGTTLGYALFATRWLQAPLYFGLVAAQGVYVYKFFNELWTLIVRCVSGSATETYVMLAVLKLVDVVMIANLLIMTIVGGYETFVSRIGLQGHRDQPEWLSHVNSNVLKVKLATAIVGISSVHLLQMFVDVHHTSHHALLWGTVIHMAFIASAVLLAYMSGPMLREDKGHGSHHGMPEGPRPARGPVERDRPQGPVDPPVPLRAPLPIPAQATSNENYETRFARGTTRLVRYEARREPQAGGAGTGNGNGTGNGNGVEGRIRAAGFPARKLLEEFDEGHPRSFDRLLLARLGTLDFVATGRNVVFVGAPGTGKTHLAIGLGVRACQAGHRVLFATAAEWAARLAGARAEGRLAQELSELDACPLLIVDEAGYLPFDPDTARLFFQLIAHRYERASLIVTSDRPLARWEEIFGGAAPAMVDRLAHHAEIVRLEGDSYRLRRATSAG; translated from the coding sequence ATGCGAACCGTGCAGCCAACCACCCCGCCAGACCCGCTCACCCCGTCCGTCTCCCCGCAGGGCACCACGCTCGGCTACGCCCTCTTCGCCACGCGCTGGCTCCAGGCGCCGCTGTACTTCGGACTGGTCGCGGCGCAGGGGGTGTACGTCTACAAGTTCTTCAACGAGCTGTGGACGTTAATCGTCCGCTGCGTGAGCGGCAGCGCCACCGAGACCTATGTGATGCTCGCGGTGCTCAAGCTGGTCGACGTCGTCATGATCGCCAATCTGCTGATCATGACCATCGTCGGCGGCTATGAGACCTTCGTCTCGCGGATCGGTCTCCAGGGCCACCGTGACCAGCCGGAATGGCTCTCGCACGTCAATTCCAACGTGCTGAAGGTCAAGCTGGCCACCGCCATCGTCGGCATCTCCTCCGTGCATCTGCTGCAGATGTTCGTGGACGTCCACCACACCTCCCACCACGCGCTGCTGTGGGGCACGGTCATCCATATGGCCTTCATCGCCTCGGCGGTGCTCCTGGCGTACATGTCGGGGCCGATGCTCCGCGAGGACAAGGGCCACGGCTCCCACCACGGGATGCCGGAGGGCCCGCGGCCGGCCAGGGGACCGGTGGAGCGGGACCGGCCGCAGGGGCCCGTCGACCCGCCCGTCCCGCTCCGGGCGCCGCTGCCGATCCCGGCCCAGGCCACCTCGAACGAGAACTACGAGACCCGTTTCGCGCGGGGCACCACCCGGCTGGTGCGGTACGAGGCCCGGCGCGAGCCGCAGGCGGGCGGGGCCGGGACCGGGAACGGGAACGGGACCGGGAACGGGAACGGGGTCGAGGGGCGGATCCGGGCGGCCGGGTTCCCGGCGCGGAAGCTGCTGGAGGAGTTCGACGAGGGGCACCCGCGCTCCTTCGACCGGCTGCTGCTGGCCCGGCTCGGCACGCTGGACTTCGTCGCCACCGGGCGGAACGTGGTCTTCGTCGGCGCCCCCGGCACCGGCAAGACGCATCTGGCCATCGGGCTCGGCGTACGGGCCTGCCAGGCCGGGCACCGGGTGCTGTTCGCGACCGCCGCCGAGTGGGCCGCGCGGCTGGCCGGGGCACGGGCCGAGGGCAGGCTCGCCCAGGAACTGTCCGAGCTGGACGCCTGCCCCCTGCTGATCGTCGACGAGGCCGGCTATCTCCCCTTCGACCCGGACACCGCACGGCTCTTCTTCCAGCTGATCGCGCACCGCTACGAGAGGGCCTCGCTGATCGTGACCAGCGACCGTCCGCTCGCCCGCTGGGAGGAGATCTTCGGCGGGGCCGCCCCGGCGATGGTGGACCGCCTCGCGCACCACGCCGAGATCGTCCGTCTCGAAGGGGACAGCTACCGGCTGCGCCGCGCTACCTCGGCGGGCTGA
- a CDS encoding transposase gives MCARNCRRRTASPPSGGRRSARARRDAGPATSITGSVSASWRRQWGHLPPERSREWGSTGRGIALEDLTGIRERARLRKPQRVTPHSWSFHQLGRFIAYKAKRAGVPVVHVDPAYSSRECPRCHHIEKANRPSQAVFVCRSCGFAEHADRNASHDISHRGWYAWVRGAESQAPALTLIA, from the coding sequence ATCTGCGCACGAAACTGCAGAAGAAGAACAGCAAGTCCGCCGAGCGGCGGGCGAAGAAGCGCGCGGGCAAGGAGAGACGCAGGGCCCGCGACATCAATCACCGGATCAGTAAGCGCATCGTGGCGGAGGCAATGGGGGCACCTGCCGCCCGAGCGAAGCCGAGAGTGGGGGAGCACCGGTCGCGGAATCGCCCTGGAGGACCTGACGGGGATCCGCGAACGGGCACGGCTGAGAAAGCCCCAGCGCGTCACGCCGCACTCCTGGTCCTTTCACCAGCTCGGCAGGTTCATCGCCTACAAGGCGAAACGCGCCGGCGTTCCGGTGGTCCACGTCGATCCGGCATACAGCAGCCGGGAATGCCCCCGCTGTCACCACATTGAGAAAGCCAACCGGCCCTCGCAGGCCGTGTTCGTCTGCCGGTCGTGTGGCTTCGCTGAGCACGCCGACCGCAATGCGTCCCACGACATCAGCCACCGCGGCTGGTACGCGTGGGTCCGCGGGGCCGAGTCACAGGCCCCTGCCCTCACCCTCATAGCCTGA
- a CDS encoding DNA repair helicase XPB, whose product MNGPLIVQSDKTLLLEVDHEQADECRRVIAPFAELERAPEHIHTYRVTPLGLWNARAAGHDAEQVVDALVQYSRYPVPHALLVDVAETMDRYGRLTLSKHPVHGLVLTTTDRPVLEEILRSKRITPLVGARIDPDTVAVHPSERGQIKQTLLKLGWPAEDLAGYVDGEAHPIELAEDGWALRPYQKQAVENFWHGGSGVVVLPCGAGKTLVGAGSMAQAKSTTLILVTNTVSARQWKHELVKRTSLTEEEIGEYSGTRKEIRPVTIATYQVLTTRRKGVYPHLELFDSRDWGLIVYDEVHLLPAPVFKFTADLQARRRLGLTATLVREDGRESDVFSLIGPKRFDAPWKEIEAQGYIAPADCVEVRVNLTDAERLAYATAEQEEKYRFCSTTATKRKVAEAIVRRFAGQQILVIGQYIDQLDELGAHLDAPVIKGETSNAQREKLFDAFRQGEINVLVVSKVANFSIDLPEATVAIQVSGTFGSRQEEAQRLGRVLRPKSDGHQAHFYSVVARDTIDQDFAAHRQRFLAEQGYAYRIMDADELLTEG is encoded by the coding sequence GTGAATGGTCCCCTCATCGTCCAGTCGGACAAGACGCTGCTCCTGGAGGTCGACCATGAGCAGGCGGACGAGTGCCGTCGGGTCATCGCGCCCTTCGCCGAACTGGAGCGGGCGCCCGAGCACATCCACACCTACCGGGTGACCCCGCTCGGTCTGTGGAACGCGCGGGCCGCCGGGCACGACGCCGAGCAGGTCGTCGACGCGCTGGTGCAGTACAGCCGCTATCCGGTGCCGCACGCGCTGCTCGTGGACGTCGCCGAGACGATGGACCGTTACGGCCGCCTCACGCTCTCCAAGCACCCGGTCCACGGGCTCGTGCTCACCACCACCGACCGGCCGGTGCTGGAGGAGATCCTGCGGTCGAAGCGGATCACCCCGCTCGTCGGCGCCCGGATCGACCCGGACACCGTGGCCGTGCACCCCTCCGAGCGCGGCCAGATCAAGCAGACCCTGCTGAAGCTGGGCTGGCCCGCCGAGGACCTCGCCGGGTACGTGGACGGCGAGGCGCACCCGATCGAGCTGGCCGAGGACGGCTGGGCGCTGCGGCCGTACCAGAAGCAGGCCGTGGAGAACTTCTGGCACGGCGGGAGCGGTGTGGTCGTCCTCCCCTGTGGCGCGGGGAAGACCCTCGTCGGCGCCGGGTCCATGGCCCAGGCGAAGTCCACCACCCTGATCCTCGTCACCAACACGGTCTCCGCGCGGCAGTGGAAGCACGAGCTGGTGAAGCGGACGTCGCTGACCGAGGAGGAGATCGGCGAGTACAGCGGGACGCGCAAGGAGATCCGGCCGGTCACCATCGCCACGTACCAGGTGCTGACCACCCGCCGGAAGGGCGTCTATCCGCATCTGGAGCTGTTCGACTCCCGCGACTGGGGTCTCATCGTCTACGACGAGGTGCATCTCCTTCCCGCTCCGGTCTTCAAGTTCACCGCCGACCTCCAGGCGCGCCGGCGGCTCGGGCTGACGGCGACGCTCGTCCGGGAGGACGGGCGGGAGTCGGACGTGTTCTCCCTCATCGGGCCCAAGCGGTTCGACGCGCCCTGGAAGGAGATCGAGGCGCAGGGCTATATCGCGCCCGCCGACTGTGTCGAGGTCCGGGTGAACCTGACCGACGCCGAGCGGCTCGCCTACGCCACGGCCGAGCAGGAGGAGAAGTACCGCTTCTGTTCCACCACCGCGACCAAGCGGAAGGTGGCCGAGGCGATCGTCCGCCGCTTCGCGGGGCAGCAGATCCTCGTCATCGGGCAGTACATCGACCAGCTCGACGAACTGGGCGCCCATCTGGACGCGCCGGTGATCAAGGGCGAGACCAGCAACGCGCAGCGCGAGAAGCTCTTCGACGCGTTCCGCCAGGGCGAGATCAACGTCCTGGTCGTGTCCAAGGTCGCCAACTTCTCCATCGACCTCCCGGAGGCGACCGTCGCCATCCAGGTCTCCGGCACCTTCGGCTCCCGCCAGGAGGAGGCCCAGCGCCTCGGCCGTGTCCTGCGCCCCAAGTCCGACGGCCACCAGGCGCACTTCTACTCGGTGGTCGCCCGCGACACCATCGACCAGGACTTCGCCGCCCACCGCCAGCGCTTCCTGGCCGAACAGGGCTACGCCTACCGGATCATGGACGCGGACGAGCTTCTGACAGAGGGCTGA
- a CDS encoding HAD family hydrolase, giving the protein MDSRVLTVGFDLDMTLIDSRPGIHACYVALAARTGAYIDADLAITRLGPPLAEELAYWFPAAEIPAMADLYREMYPAIAIAATPAMPGAPEAIAAVRAAGGRAIVVTAKYEPNAKLHLEHLGMEPDELVGDLWAEAKADALREHGATVYVGDHTGDVRGARTAQAYSVAVATGPCDERELREAGADVVLTDLTAFPEWFTTHRHR; this is encoded by the coding sequence ATGGACTCTCGCGTACTGACCGTCGGGTTCGATCTCGACATGACGTTGATCGACTCGCGGCCGGGGATTCACGCCTGCTATGTCGCGTTGGCGGCGCGGACGGGGGCGTACATAGACGCCGATCTGGCGATCACCCGGCTGGGGCCGCCGCTCGCGGAGGAGCTGGCGTACTGGTTCCCGGCGGCGGAGATCCCGGCGATGGCGGATCTCTACCGGGAGATGTACCCGGCGATCGCGATCGCCGCGACCCCCGCGATGCCGGGCGCGCCGGAGGCGATCGCGGCGGTCCGGGCCGCCGGTGGCCGGGCGATCGTGGTCACCGCCAAGTACGAGCCCAACGCCAAGCTGCACCTGGAGCACCTCGGCATGGAGCCCGACGAACTCGTCGGGGACCTGTGGGCGGAGGCCAAGGCGGACGCGCTGCGCGAGCACGGCGCGACCGTGTACGTCGGCGACCACACCGGCGACGTACGCGGCGCGCGCACGGCACAGGCGTACTCGGTCGCCGTCGCCACCGGGCCCTGCGACGAGCGGGAGCTGCGCGAGGCCGGCGCCGATGTCGTCCTCACGGATCTGACCGCGTTCCCCGAGTGGTTCACGACCCACCGCCACCGGTAG